In Ctenopharyngodon idella isolate HZGC_01 chromosome 20, HZGC01, whole genome shotgun sequence, the following proteins share a genomic window:
- the clu gene encoding clusterin, producing the protein MKVSWSLLGLSLLYLSTECLLPPTKEELNQISLLGEKYLDKQIENAITGVKEMKTVMERSGEDHKRFLSELEKTKQQKETALKMAKEMEEKLSEEQSVCNETVQALWEECKPCLRKTCVKYYSRTCSSGAGLVGRQLEEVLNRTSPISIWINGQNIENLVDEDKQQTRHFQDLEERYTEVADGVDNIFMDSMKVFDHMHAFHQPGLFPSPFRMPSVFGRQDTMGGRAARIYRSPMQDPEFHSFHSFHSMFRPMMEMARNMFESFGPYMGSDMDFSTEDGKVNEDVIITKPFGNDKMTCREIRRNSAGCIKLKDECEKCKEIQHIDCSGKRPLEGPLKEELERALARAERFTQEYNNLLKRFEEKMFNTSSVLDLFNKQFGWVSSLANHTKNEDGFFKIQAVISKGSDNVENPADTKVSVKLFDGPDMSFTVPGEIPWSDPKFSEVVAQEALDRYKQNTVVIN; encoded by the exons ATGAAGGTCTCATGGTCTCTGCTGGGGCTTTCTTTACTCTACCTGTCCACAGAGTGTCTATTACCCCCAACTAAAGAGGAGCTCAAtc AGATATCACTGCTTGGTGAAAAGTACCTGGATAAGCAGATTGAAAATGCCATCACTGGGGTGAAGGAGATGAAGACTGTGATGGAGCGATCAGGAGAGGATCACAAAAGGTTCCTGTCTGAACTGGAGAAAACCAAGCAACAGAAAGAG ACTGCTCTGAAGATGGCTAAGGAGATGGAGGAGAAGCTAAGTGAGGAACAGAGCGTGTGCAATGAAACTGTGCAGGCTCTGTGGGAGGAGTGCAAGCCCTGCTTGAGAAAAACCTGCGTTAAGTATTACTCCCGCACCTGCAGCAGTGGAGCCGGCCTGGTGGGACGACAG CTTGAGGAGGTTTTGAACAGGACCTCTCCCATCTCCATTTGGATAAATGGACAGAACATTGAGAACCTGGTGGATGAGGACAAGCAGCAGACCAGACACTTCCAGGACCTGGAGGAACGGTACACAGAGGTTGCCGATGGAGTAGACAACATCTTCATGGACAGCATGAAGGTGTTTGACCACATGCATGCCTTCCACCAGCCCGGCCTCTTCCCCAGCCCATTCCGTATGCCCAGCGTGTTCGGAAGACAGGATACAATGGGCGGCCGGGCTGCTCGTATCTACAGGTCCCCCATGCAGGACCCAGAGTTCCACAGCTTCCACAGCTTCCACAGCATGTTTCGCCCCATGATGGAGATGGCAAGAAACATGTTTGAGTCATTCGGGCCCTACATGGGAAGTGATATGGATTTCTCCACTGAAG ATGGGAAAGTAAACGAGGATGTTATTATAACTAAACCATTTGGAAATGATAAGATGACTTGCAGGGAAATTCGCCGCAATTCGGCTGGCTGCATTAAACTAAAGGATGAGTGTGAGAAATGTAAGGAGATCCAGCATATTG ACTGTTCTGGAAAGAGGCCCCTGGAAGGCCCCCTGAAGGAGGAGCTGGAGAGGGCTCTCGCCAGGGCTGAGAGATTCACCCAGGAGTACAACAACCTGCTAAAGCGATTCGAAGAGAAGATGTTCAACACCTCTAGTGTGCTGGACCTGTTCAACAAGCAATTCGGTTGGGTGTCCTCTCTAGCTAACCATACCAAAAATGAGGATGGCTTCTTTAAAATACAGGCA GTGATATCAAAAGGCTCGGATAATGTAGAGAATCCAGCTGACACTAAAGTGTCAGTCAAACTGTTTGATGGGCCAGATATGAGCTTCACCGTGCCAGGAGAGATTCCCTGGAGCGACCCAAAATTCTCCGAGGTGGTGGCACAGGAGGCTTTGGATCGTTACAAACAGAACACTGT GGTCATAAACTAA